The genomic segment TTTCTCCGATCGCGGCACAGTGGACGGCCCACGAACCTGCCAGGAGAAAGCCATGCCCCTCGTCCGCATCGACCTTCCCGCTTCCGCCTCCGCCACCGAAGCCGCCGCCGCATCGCGCGCCGTGCACCAGGCGCTCGTCGAGGTGTTCAGCGTGCCGCAGGACGACATGTTCCAGGTGGTCGCGCGCCGCCCGCCTGGCGAGATCGTGTGCACGCCGACATTCCTCGGCGTCGACCATTCCGACAAGGTCGCCTTCGTCCAGATCGTCTGCTCGCCGGGCCGCACGGTCGGGCTGAAGGAGGCGCTTTACGCCCGGATCGCGGAGGACGTCGCCGCCGGCGCCGGCCTGCGGCGCGAGGACGTGATCATCAACCTGCTCGAGACG from the Ramlibacter henchirensis genome contains:
- a CDS encoding tautomerase family protein gives rise to the protein MPLVRIDLPASASATEAAAASRAVHQALVEVFSVPQDDMFQVVARRPPGEIVCTPTFLGVDHSDKVAFVQIVCSPGRTVGLKEALYARIAEDVAAGAGLRREDVIINLLETARENWSFGNGLAQYALIDRQPPTTRGGS